In a single window of the Pseudodesulfovibrio profundus genome:
- a CDS encoding protein kinase domain-containing protein has protein sequence MHIGRYAIRGLLGRGGMGAVYKAAMPVTGRIVALKVLKPAEIMEDIVGSEKLTKMFLTEAATMASITHPNIASILDVHDGHDDQPAHFTMEYFCGNLGVVMGETYEVEQPSRRLGVEASLHIARQMLHGLDRLHYEGIIHRDVKPFNVMLAEEEGGVGQVKLIDFGLSRLRGESTPDPKGMVIGSPYYTAPEQEANPEDADARSDIYSVGITLYRMITGSLPPEDESARRPVSETHPDLDTHWDAMFHKAIALDPNGRFDDALDMIAALDELEMLWLERKDTVCSGEDLLRETARHDASWRPRSTPVKAPLKAARTTFDLDTLWRPRKYGVGQFSPSGEGIVTDQTTGLVWEEHGSRYPLTWEGAQAHVRRLNKNEYGGRTDWRLPTIEELTTLFTGRTEPGDFCLEPAFDPHKARLWSCDTKAFTAAWYADAELGFVGWQDRTCRFFSRAVSG, from the coding sequence ATGCACATCGGACGTTATGCTATACGCGGACTGCTCGGACGCGGCGGTATGGGAGCGGTTTACAAGGCAGCCATGCCCGTTACCGGGCGTATTGTCGCCCTCAAGGTGCTCAAGCCCGCCGAGATAATGGAAGACATCGTGGGCAGCGAGAAGCTCACGAAGATGTTCCTCACCGAGGCCGCCACCATGGCCTCCATCACCCACCCCAACATCGCGTCCATACTTGACGTGCATGACGGACACGACGATCAGCCAGCGCATTTCACCATGGAATATTTCTGCGGCAATCTCGGTGTCGTCATGGGTGAAACCTATGAAGTGGAGCAGCCTTCCAGACGCCTCGGAGTGGAGGCTTCACTGCATATCGCCCGCCAGATGCTGCACGGGCTGGATCGCCTCCATTATGAGGGAATCATCCACCGCGACGTCAAGCCCTTCAACGTCATGCTCGCCGAAGAGGAAGGCGGTGTGGGACAGGTAAAACTGATCGACTTCGGTCTGTCCCGACTGCGCGGGGAGTCGACTCCCGACCCCAAAGGTATGGTCATCGGCTCGCCCTACTACACGGCCCCCGAGCAGGAGGCAAACCCTGAAGATGCTGATGCCCGATCCGACATCTACTCAGTGGGAATCACCCTGTACCGGATGATCACCGGTTCGCTGCCCCCAGAGGATGAAAGCGCGAGACGACCAGTATCGGAAACCCACCCGGACTTGGATACCCACTGGGATGCGATGTTTCACAAGGCCATAGCCCTTGATCCCAATGGTCGATTTGACGATGCACTAGACATGATCGCGGCCCTCGACGAGTTGGAAATGCTGTGGCTTGAACGCAAAGACACTGTCTGCTCCGGGGAAGACCTTCTTCGTGAAACAGCACGCCATGATGCATCGTGGCGACCACGTTCCACACCTGTCAAAGCTCCGCTCAAGGCAGCCAGGACAACGTTTGATCTCGACACATTGTGGCGACCCAGGAAATATGGTGTCGGGCAGTTTTCTCCATCAGGAGAAGGCATCGTCACGGACCAGACAACCGGCCTGGTATGGGAAGAACATGGTTCTCGGTATCCACTGACCTGGGAAGGTGCGCAAGCCCATGTCAGACGACTCAACAAAAATGAGTATGGAGGTCGCACCGACTGGCGGCTCCCGACCATCGAGGAGCTGACCACCCTTTTCACGGGCCGTACCGAACCCGGCGATTTCTGTCTGGAACCGGCCTTTGATCCACACAAGGCCCGCCTGTGGTCATGCGATACAAAGGCGTTTACCGCCGCGTGGTATGCGGATGCGGAATTGGGATTCGTAGGTTGGCAGGATAGAACGTGCCGATTCTTCTCTCGTGCTGTCAGCGGCTAG